The DNA region ATTGCGATGTTAAGTTACGGTTACCTGTCTGAAGTTTTGTACAAAGTTTCAGACGAGCGTATTCAAAAATGGTTAACTAAGCATTTGGATGAGGCGTTTGCGCGCTTGCATCTGAACTAAGAAGGTAAAATGAGCAACTTGAACGAGCTTTTTGCAGAAATTCGAAACGAGTTTCCCGCGTTGACCCAGAAGGTCCACGGCAAAAAGCTGTTTTATTTGGATAGTGGCGCGACCACACTGAAACCAAAATCAGTGATTGATCGTATTGCGCATTTCTATCTGTATGAATCTTCAAATGTTCATCGCGGTGCCCACTATCTGGCGGACATTGCGACTCAGGGTTTCGAAGGGGCTCGCCATAAAATCGCAAGCTTCCTTGGGGCCGGGCAAGTTGAAGAGATCGTCTTTGTCCGAGGTACTACTGAAGGTGTGAATTTCGTGGCAAACACTTGGGGGCTTAATAACCTTAAGGCGGGCGATGAAATTTTGATCACCATCATGGAACACCACGCGAATATCGTTCCTTGGCAAATGATCGCCGAAAAAGTCGGCGCAAAAGTTGTCGCGGTTGATATTCTGGAAAACGGTGACCTGGATGTCGAGGATTTCAAAAAGAAATTAAACAGCAAAACCAAAATGGTCGCATTCACAGCAAGTTCAAATGTGCTGGGAACCAATACTGATGTGGCGGGCTTGACTAAGCTTGCTCACGCTGTCGGGGCGAAGGTTTTTGTTGATGGCGCACAAATCGTGTCGCAACAAAAAGTCGATGTGAAAGCCTGGGATGTGGATTTCTTTGTTTTCTCGGCGCACAAGCTATTTGGTCCGTTTGGCTTTGGTGCCCTTTACGGCAAAATGGAAATTCTGGAAACCTTGCCGCCGTATCAGGGTGGCGGTTCCATGATTTCCAAGGTGACGATCGAAAAAACCACGTACAACGATGTGCCTACTCGCTTTGAGGCGGGTACTCCGCACATTGAAGGTGCGATCGGTACGGCGGCTGCTATTGAGTTTGTTGAAAAAATTGGTTTTGATAAGATCCATGCCTATGAAATGGATTTGTTAAAATATGCAACGGACAAGCTTTTGGAAGTTCCGGATTTAACAATCTATGGAACGTCAAAAGACAAAGGTCCTTTGGTTTCCTTTAATCTGAAAGGTGCTCATCACTCGGACGTGGGGCAGATTTTGGATCAGGAAGGTGTAGCAGTTCGAGCCGGTCACCACTGCACTCAGCCGCTTATGGCTAGACTTGGGGTTCCGGGGACAGTGCGCGCCTCTTTTTCAGTGTATAATGGTCGTGAAGACGTTGATGCTTTAGTTAAAGCCGTGGTGAAAGCCCGGGAGTTATTGTTATGAGTACGCAAGATGTATTGATCAGAATTCAAGCCACACCAAATCCAAACGCATGGAAATTCGTTTTGGACCGCCCGGTATTGACCGACGGC from Bdellovibrio sp. GT3 includes:
- a CDS encoding aminotransferase class V-fold PLP-dependent enzyme, giving the protein MSNLNELFAEIRNEFPALTQKVHGKKLFYLDSGATTLKPKSVIDRIAHFYLYESSNVHRGAHYLADIATQGFEGARHKIASFLGAGQVEEIVFVRGTTEGVNFVANTWGLNNLKAGDEILITIMEHHANIVPWQMIAEKVGAKVVAVDILENGDLDVEDFKKKLNSKTKMVAFTASSNVLGTNTDVAGLTKLAHAVGAKVFVDGAQIVSQQKVDVKAWDVDFFVFSAHKLFGPFGFGALYGKMEILETLPPYQGGGSMISKVTIEKTTYNDVPTRFEAGTPHIEGAIGTAAAIEFVEKIGFDKIHAYEMDLLKYATDKLLEVPDLTIYGTSKDKGPLVSFNLKGAHHSDVGQILDQEGVAVRAGHHCTQPLMARLGVPGTVRASFSVYNGREDVDALVKAVVKARELLL